Proteins encoded in a region of the Dreissena polymorpha isolate Duluth1 chromosome 6, UMN_Dpol_1.0, whole genome shotgun sequence genome:
- the LOC127833410 gene encoding caveolin-1-like, which yields MADKVDLTNRDPNHLNDNIKVQFEDILAEPEGAHSIDCVWKLAYTCFSCLLGLCYKISTLLCGICIAAEWGCEFAGVAFYHVWFTTPMLKMFEMNCAVFSKMTRTCLACCIEPCCEAFGKIFHNFKK from the exons ATGGCCGACAAAGTTGATCTCACGAACCGCGACCCCAATCACTTGAACGATAACATCAAG GTTCAATTTGAAGACATCCTCGCAGAACCGGAAGGAGCGCACTCTATCGACTGCGTCTGGAAGCTTGCGTACACGTGCTTCTCGTGCTTGCTCGGACTCTGTTACAAGATTTCTACCCTGTTGTGTGGCATCTGCATCGCCGCTGAGTGGGGCTGCGAGTTTGCCGGAGTCGCCTTCTATCATGTCTGGTTCACCACACCGATGCTGAAGATGTTTGAGATGAATTGTGCTGTTTTCTCAAAGATGACCCGCACTTGTCTCGCGTGCTGCATTGAGCCCTGCTGCGAGGCGTTTGGTAAAATCTTCCACAATTTCAAGAAATAG
- the LOC127834925 gene encoding uncharacterized protein LOC127834925 → MNKEKRDYLEVVSKHLFVVLDIAGASEYVRSIRQHCALVTDVITGISNILESNDVAVYTFGSTSEGTTTPGMNSDRDTMICIQTFPVFENKDDISFDALLQKYDNGEDDFSYLLMLTDDLTPVGFCKLEFFPAGEAHLENPNVVLNLDIDLNGRNVISNSCLVEAMTQDERNGPAATTFKRPGFTDLDYIPSFHCTKWPSAAEEFLTRKRKYGFPSTNMAGDFGAFGIFFVPSGHSESSEKHLQWRLSFSLQERKIMLNLNPTQFKCYILLKMMKEDFVKPVVQGKSLTSYQCKTSIFWSIEKTHPSIWTERNIVACFVKCVHLLKIWIRNGFVPNFFMPPVSIWKGNREVRSMVTAVLDKVLNEPIKYLMELKCDRVGSLLRDAVKPCVLECEGYDNGVDDKRNYFNEAKRDLHLAVHRQHYLFIGETADMAMKILQHTRKDDTLDRCIHSHGRLTESLQDSEKISILTAQSLNTTKLATGYLLPFMYTSYGSQLASKAVLESNVELQDQALDYFRAGQRSEKLSGTVKLATALYAFGKYEECLHILKELEASVGTDLITIGMCGRKESDFTHTILVNEELVNKIIDKKMSSSDVLLNNACTCVVFLPSELPIIPKDLQYEMFRSYFAESDIDPGVDYWFDCVAVDSKVLLYYMLYLVHKKLGNNREKNVAMLFLNALIDDDFNLCHFDTGYNLVGCILRDMGHLGAALSSFWNAWVKRPDHNAAKWHAVITCFMYYRLMADETFTLNQELFDLDNNDDNTCVKNPLNES, encoded by the exons ATGAACAAAGAAAAAAGAGACTACTTGGAAGTTGTCTCAAAGCACTTGTTTGTGGTGCTGGATATCGCGGGAGCCTCCGAATATGTACGAAGCATACGCCAGCATTGCGCTCTAGTGACCGATGTTATAACTGGCATATCGAACATCTTAGAATCCAACGATGTTGCCGTATATACATTTGGCAGCACTTCAGAAGGCACAACGACACCAGGAATGAATTCAGACAGAGATACTATGATATGCATTCAGACCTTCCCAGTGTTTGAAAACAAAGACGATATATCATTTGATGCACTTCTACAGAAATATGATAACGGCGAAGACGATTTTAGTTACTTGTTAATGTTAACAGACGACCTCACGCCTGTAGGGTTCTGTAAGCTCGAGTTTTTCCCTGCAGGGGAAGCACACCtcgaaaatccaaacgttgtccTAAATTTGGACATCGATCTAAACGGAAGGAATGTAATCTCGAATAGTTGTTTGGTAGAAGCTATGACCCAGGATGAAAGAAACGGACCCGCTGCAACGACTTTTAAACGACCTGGCTTTACTGATCTTGACTACATACCGTCATTCCATTGCACAAAGTGGCCCTCGGCGGCTGAAGAATTTTTGACAAGGAAGCGAAAGTATGGGTTTCCAAGTACAAACATGGCTGGAGATTTCGGTGCGTTCGGGATATTTTTTGTGCCCTCCGGGCATTCTGAATCCTCAGAAAAACATCTGCAGTGGCGATTGTCGTTTTCCTTACAGGAACGCAAAATCATGCTGAATTTAAATCCAACACAGTTTAAATGCTACATTCTTTTGAAAATGATGAAGGAAGATTTTGTCAAACCGGTAGTTCAAGGCAAGTCACTCACCTCATACCAGTGCAAGACAAGCATCTTTTGGTCAATAGAGAAAACTCACCCATCGATTTGGACAGAAAGAAATATAGTTGCTTGTTTTGTGAAATGTGTGCATCTGCTTAAGATCTGGATTCGAAACGGTTTCGTTCCGAACTTTTTTATGCCACCTGTCAGCATTTGGAAAGGAAACAGAGAAGTACGCAGTATGGTAACTGCTGTTCTTGACAAAGTCTTGAATGAGCCAATCAAATATTTAATGGAGCTTAAGTGTGACCGAGTGGGCAGTTTGCTTCGAGATGCGGTAAAACCGTGCGTCTTAGAATGCGAAGGATACGACAATGGCGTTGATGACAAAAGAAACTACTTTAATGAAGCGAAACGAGATCTACATTTAGCTGTTCACAGACAACACTATTTGTTTATTGGCGAAACAGCAGACATGGCAATGAAGATCTTGCAGCACACGAGGAAGGATGATACGCTTGACAGATGCATTCATTCTCACGGACGTTTAACTGAATCCTTGCAGGACAGCGAAAAGATCTCCATATTAACCGCCCAGTCTCTAAATACCACCAAGCTAGCAACAGGTTATCTCTTGCCATTCATGTATACGAGCTATGGGTCGCAACTGGCATCAAAAGCAGTTTTAGAATCAAATGTTGAACTTCAAGATCAAGCACTCGACTATTTTAGAGCTGGCCAACGATCAG AAAAACTTTCCGGCACAGTCAAACTGGCAACAGCTCTGTATGCGTTTGGAAAGTACGAAGAATGTCTACATATATTGAAGGAATTAGAAGCGAGTGTAGGGACGGACTTAATAACAATAGGTATGTGCGGCAGAAAAGAGAGTGATTTCACTCACACGATCTTGGTAAATGAAGAATTGGTGAACAAAATAATCGACAAGAAAATGTCTTCGTCTGATGTATTGTTGAACAATGCATGCACATGTGTTGTGTTTCTGCCGTCTGAGCTTCCTATAATTCCGAAAGACCTTCAGTACGAAATGTTCCGATCGTACTTTGCAGAG AGTGATATTGATCCAGGGGTCGATTACTGGTTCGACTGTGTCGCTGTAGACTCCAAAGTTCTTCTGTACTACATGTTGTATCTAGTCCACAAGAAACTGGGAAACAACAGAGAAAAGAATGTGGCAATGTTGTTTCTTAATGCACTTATCGACGATGACTTCAATTTATGTCACTTCGACACTGGGTACAATTTAGTGGGATGTATTCTTCGAGACATGGGTCATCTTGGCGCTGCTTTGTCATCATTTTGGAATGCATGGGTTAAAAGACCTGACCACAACGCGGCCAAATGGCATGCGGTTATCACATGTTTTATGTACTATAGACTAATGGCAGACGAAACTTTCACCTTAAATCAAGAATTGTTTGATTTGGACAACAACGATGACAACACGTGTGTGAAGAATCCCTTGAACGAAAGTTGA